The Pseudomonas sp. LFM046 region CGAAGACAGCAACAACCTGCCGCTGCTGGTGTTCTTCCACGGCGGCGGCTTCGTCATCGGCAATATCGATACCCACGACAATCTCTGCCGCAGCCTGGCCCGCCTGACCGGCGCCGTGGTGGTCTCGGTGGCCTACCGGCTGGCGCCGGAGCATCGTTTCCCGGCGGCACCCCACGACTGCTACCGCGCCCTCTGCGACCTGGTGGAGCGCGCCCGTGACCTGGGCTTCGATGCCAGCCGCCTGGCCGTGGCCGGCGACAGCGCCGGAGCCAACCTGGCGATCGCGGTAAGCCGCCTGACGCTGATTCGCAAGGGGCCGCGCGTTGCCTATCAGTGCCTGTTCTACCCGGCCACTGATGCGCGCTGCGACAGCGCTTCCCATGAAGCATTCGCCGAGGGTTACTTCCTCACCCGCGAACAGATGCGCTGGTTCTGGAACCAGTACCTGCCGCGTCCGGAACAGGCGGACGACGCCCTGGCGTCGCCCCTGCGTGCCGAAGACCTGGCCGGGCTGCCCCCGACCACCGTCATCAGCGCCGAATACGACCCGTTGCGGGACGAGGGCGAGGCGTTCGCGCAGCGCCTCCAGCTGGCCGGCGTGCCGACCCGCCTGATGCGCTGCGACGGCATGATCCACGGCTTCATCAGCATGGCGGCGTTCGTCGCCAAGGCCCAGGCCGTCCTCGAAACCGCCGCCGCCGACCTGCGTCAAGCGCTGAACTGAAAGGAGTGCCCATGGACAGCCCGCAGCGACTGATCGAGGCCATGGCCAGCGGCACCATGCTGGTGGTCACCGACGAGGATGAAGGCGAAGGCTCGCTGGTGATCGCCGCCGGCAATGCCGATGCCGCCGCCATCAACTTCATGGCCCGCGAAGCGCGCGGGCTGATCTGCCTGGCCCTGACCGAGGAGCGCTGCAAGACACTCGGCCTGGAACTGATGGTGCCCAACTCGCGGGCTCGCCACGGCATGGGTTTCACCCTGTCCATCGAGGCCCGCACGGGGGTGTCCACCGGCATCTCCGCCGCCGACCGCGCGCGCACCATCGCCGTCGCCGTGGACCCGGCCAGCACCGCCGTCGACCTGGTGCAACCGGGCCATGTCTTCCCTTTGCGTGCCCAACCCGGCGGTGTGATGCAGCGCGCCGGCCATGTGGAGGCCGCCTGCGACCTGGCGCGCCTGGCCGGGCTGATGCCGGCCGCCGTGCTGGTGTC contains the following coding sequences:
- a CDS encoding alpha/beta hydrolase; this encodes MSLDPQIAAVLQQFSGMPQPDYSQLDPAQYRQFSDNLMPPIPGERLFEVRNLKVAGAEGDLDARLYRPEDSNNLPLLVFFHGGGFVIGNIDTHDNLCRSLARLTGAVVVSVAYRLAPEHRFPAAPHDCYRALCDLVERARDLGFDASRLAVAGDSAGANLAIAVSRLTLIRKGPRVAYQCLFYPATDARCDSASHEAFAEGYFLTREQMRWFWNQYLPRPEQADDALASPLRAEDLAGLPPTTVISAEYDPLRDEGEAFAQRLQLAGVPTRLMRCDGMIHGFISMAAFVAKAQAVLETAAADLRQALN